A genome region from Acropora muricata isolate sample 2 unplaced genomic scaffold, ASM3666990v1 scaffold_725, whole genome shotgun sequence includes the following:
- the LOC136907013 gene encoding uncharacterized protein: protein MSEGCEVVPCAEKGSWEGLGIPLGSLCGPQTEKVPVPSDSEFVRDTCSSEENDIELDTRGYTWKRCHDSTASEESEEFSVTRKKSCRKAAFSESESGSYGERHADICGMERVSCDPSSKGKFQRTKLTIKTSRNSKDDPKRHHESTSGEEVEEVSATRKKKPRRKPVLSESETDSERERGADALTKEKSRHKEAADEVVITCVKKREDNVRVYDKRQACFFCEKLYAKISRHYEHNHKDKSEVVEAFAHPLGSKERKKAIEKLRLQGNFHHNLRVLESKSGQLIVFRRPGEGEECSRDDFLPCPYCLGFMKKKDLWRHVKGCNFRRIDKDDDIDDDKKYQKLQTKSKLLILPSICPGKSSLFQDVVASMKSDHISVVARNDAVISALGTMIVEKVGSTRCHDISQKMRNLARLLISLREAVKDENAQLSQFLRPDKFDVLIQCVMQISKFDVKRGEKEVGTPSLALHIGHSLKKCVCVVRGKALREKDKGLLEDVEHFEKLMEAEWNFRISHHSITTLNDRKHNQPELLPVTNDLKKLKEFITSKIIALTSELQGTDRPFQQTWRDLSEMVLNRLILFNKRRGGETAKLHVETYINRPDWSKSTNQDVVASLNGIEQQLLQRLDMVEIKGKRGRKVPLLLTKEVKEAIDVLVEKRTEVGINQENPYLFAATGNGSLGHLRAWECMRKVVTSDELKLEKPEAVTSTRLRKYVATVSQILDLQENELDWLARHLGHDISVHREYYRLHESTIELAKVGKILTTVDEGKTGLWAGKSLDDIDLDKDIDPIAEDRDSELDEDSTAGMEPHSSSGKQKGRQRSGKSRTAHETPVPKKNAMTEQSQQATQATGKENVGPVGARKKRKPHSIWTKEEKEEVLKHLGDFIKNKILPGKTECVKCIEQSNGVLANRQWSVVKDCVRNIISRAKTLQGQNC from the exons atgtctgagggttgtgaagttgttccgtgtgcagagaaaggcagttgggaag GGCTCGGGATACCCCTAGGATCACTTTGTGGTCCACAAACTGAG AAAGTACCAGTACCAAGTGACTCTGAGTTTGTGCGAGATACATGTAGCTCAGAAGAAAATGATATAGAGCTGGATACACGGG GTTATACTTGGAAACGATGCCATGACAGTACTGCCAGTGAAGAGTCAGAGGAATTCAGTGTAACTAGAAAGAAGTCTTGCAGAAAAGCTGCATTTTCTGAATCTGAGAGTGGCAGTTATGGGGAGAGGCATGCTGATATTTGTGGAATGGAAAGGGTATCTTGTGACCCCAGTAGTAAGGGCAAATTTCAGAGAACAAAGTTAACCATTAAAACAAGCAGAAATAGTAAAG ATGATCCGAAACGACACCATGAAAGCACTAGTGGTGAAGAGGTTGAGGAAGTGTctgcaacaagaaagaagaaaccaagACGTAAACCCGTGCTTTCAGAGTCAGAGACTGatagcgagagagagagaggtgcTGACGCCTTGACCAAGGAAAAATCACGGCACAAAGAGGCAGCTGATGAAG TGGTAATAACTTGTGTAAAGAAGCGGGAGGACAATGTTCGAGTTTATGACAAAAGACAGGCCTGCTTTTTCTGTGAAAAGCTTTATGCAAAAATTTCTCGCCATTATGAACATAATCACAAAGATAAGTCAGAGGTAGTTGAAGCATTTGCGCATCCACTTGGTTCAAAAGAACGTAAGAAAGCCATAGAAAAGTTGCGTCTGCAGGGGAATTTCCATCATAACTTGCGCGTGTTGGAGTCAAAAAGTGGACAGCTTATTGTTTTCAGAAGACCAGGAGAAGGAGAGGAATGTTCTCGCGATGACTTTCTTCCTTGCCCTTACTGTCTTGGCTTTATGAAGAAGAAAGATCTTTGGAGGCATGTAAAAGGCTGCAACTTCAGACGTATTGATAAGGATGATGATATAGATGATGACAAAAAGTACCAGAAACTTCAAACTAAGAGCAAATTGCTAATTTTGCCATCAATATGTCCTGGGAAGAGCTCACTCTTTCAAGATGTTGTGGCCTCCATGAAATCAGATCATATATCTGTTGTGGCTAGGAATGACGCTGTGATTTCTGCTCTTGGTACCATGATAGTTGAAAAGGTTGGCTCGACAAGATGTCATGACATTTCACAAAAGATGCGAAACCTTGCCCGCCTCCTTATTTCATTGAGGGAGGCAGTAAAAGATGAAAATGCCCAGTTGTCACAGTTTCTTCGTCCAGACAAGTTTGATGTTCTCATTCAGTGTGTCATGCAAATTTCAAAGTTCGATGTAAAGAGAGGTGAAAAGGAGGTTGGAACACCTTCCTTGGCATTGCATATTGgtcattcattgaagaaatGTGTTTGTGTTGTTCGTGGGAAAGCTCTGCGAGAGAAAGACAAAGGTCTACTGGAGGATGTTGAGCACTTTGAGAAACTCATGGAAGCAGAGTGGAATTTCCGTATCAGCCATCACTCCATAACAACTCTGAACGATAGGAAACATAATCAGCCAGAACTCTTACCTGTGACTAACGATCTTAAGAAGCTAAAGGAGTTTATAACATCTAAGATCATTGCACTCACTTCAGAACTGCAAGGCACAGACAGACCATTCCAGCAAACCTGGCGAGACTTAAGTGAAATGGTTCTTAACAGACTGATACTCTTCAATAAACGTAGAGGTGGAGAAACAGCTAAGCTTCATGTGGAGACTTACATCAATCGTCCTGACTGGAGCAAAAGCACAAATCAAGATGTTGTAGCTTCTCTTAACGGCATTGAACAACAGTTACTTCAGAG gctGGATATGGTTGAGATTAAGGGAAAGAGGGGCCGGAAGGTGCCACTGCTTTTAACAAAGGAGGTTAAAGAAGCAATTGATGTTTTAGTTGAAAAGCGAACTGAAGTTGGCATTAATCAGGAAAACCCCTACCTATTTGCAGCAACTGGAAATGGTTCTTTAGGTCATTTAAGAGCATGGGAGTGTATGAGAAAGGTTGTCACTAGTGATGAGCTGAAGCTGGAAAAACCTGAAGCGGTAACAAGTACCAGGCTTCGAAAATATGTAGCTACTGTGTCACAAATCTTGGACCTTCAAGAGAATGAACTTGATTGGCTTGCTCGCCATTTAGGCCATGACATCTCCGTCCACAGAGAGTATTACCGATTACATGAATCAACGATTGAGCTTGCAAAGGTTGGAAAGATCCTTACAACGGTTGATGAAGGAAAAACCGGGCTCTGGGCTGGGAAATCGCTCGATGATATTGACTTAGACAAAGACATTGATCCCATTGCAG AAGACAGGGATTCTGAATTAGATGAAGACAGTACTGCTGGTATGGAGCCACACAGTTCaagtggaaaacaaaaaggaagg cAAAGATCGGGCAAGTCAAGGACAGCACATGAAACCCCTGTGCCAAAAAAGAATG CTATGACTGAACAGTCACAACAAGCTACACAAGCTACAGGAAAAGAGAACGTTG GTCCTGTTGGTGCACGCAAGAAAAGGAAGCCGCACAGTATCTGGACAAAAGAAGAGAAGGAGGAAGTATTAAAGCATCTTGGGGacttcatcaaaaacaaaattttgccagGAAAAACTGAATGTGTGAAATGCATAGAACAGAGCAACGGAGTGCTGGCCAATAGACAGTGGTCAGTCGTGAAGGATTGTgtaagaaatattatttctcGAGCAAAAACATTACAAGGACAGAATTGCTAG